A window of Paenibacillus sp. 19GGS1-52 contains these coding sequences:
- a CDS encoding DUF4320 family protein, protein MKRRWKEFCRSERGDGIISIFFLLLIVLIIALIAVTIVQYVMIRSNLRTAANEVLQVMKVENGADQATRTSFDGLLQSMGMNPAKVSFTATPKPVQRGNLLEVTAIREYNVFALKAVGVNYTVPIQVHVSGLAHKFYRTGE, encoded by the coding sequence ATGAAGCGCAGATGGAAAGAGTTCTGTCGGAGTGAGCGCGGAGATGGGATTATTTCCATCTTCTTTCTGCTGCTCATTGTGCTCATTATTGCGCTCATTGCCGTGACCATTGTTCAGTATGTGATGATCCGGTCCAATCTTCGCACCGCAGCAAATGAGGTACTCCAGGTCATGAAGGTGGAGAACGGAGCAGACCAAGCGACTCGGACAAGTTTCGATGGGCTGCTCCAAAGTATGGGTATGAATCCGGCAAAGGTTTCCTTTACCGCCACACCGAAGCCGGTCCAGCGCGGCAATCTCCTGGAAGTGACAGCGATCCGGGAGTACAACGTGTTTGCGCTGAAAGCGGTCGGCGTGAACTATACGGTGCCGATTCAAGTTCATGTGTCCGGCCTAGCGCACAAATTTTACAGGACGGGGGAGTAG
- a CDS encoding SMI1/KNR4 family protein, whose amino-acid sequence MIIIHNQYLVLEGEKMLGNIEWKTEYSFAEIETIRVVENKLCIHFPIDYLNIAIKFQGGEPSSKTIVVNGNIIIFGFLLTFLAFDELDILDIYNSVRYTLPQNHFPFAIDEKGNMFCFDYSGGDVPIVVFAEKERGNTVTTSYIAQSFSDFVQMLQ is encoded by the coding sequence ATGATTATCATCCACAACCAATACTTAGTATTAGAGGGTGAGAAGATGCTTGGAAATATAGAATGGAAAACAGAATATAGCTTTGCTGAAATAGAGACAATAAGAGTGGTTGAAAATAAACTTTGTATACATTTTCCAATTGATTATCTTAATATAGCTATAAAGTTTCAGGGTGGAGAGCCATCTTCAAAGACCATAGTTGTAAATGGTAATATAATAATTTTCGGATTTCTATTGACATTTTTAGCTTTTGACGAACTTGATATTTTAGATATATACAACTCAGTAAGATATACCTTACCACAGAACCATTTTCCTTTCGCTATTGATGAGAAAGGAAATATGTTTTGTTTTGATTATAGTGGTGGAGATGTTCCCATTGTCGTATTTGCGGAAAAAGAAAGGGGTAATACTGTTACAACTAGTTACATAGCTCAAAGCTTTTCAGATTTCGTACAAATGTTGCAATGA
- a CDS encoding DUF916 domain-containing protein: MEIKVRKSLAMLSMVFICCLWLSSVASADSSFVLSPVKAVEEGRGYYKDQVQPGDSREYTFLVRNAKAEPLQIKLYPADALPAQNGGRSFSEKEQKLSLVGAWVNPQGAQEVTLEPREERSFTYQLTAPEDIRPGQYVGVIAAEELIKAEEHETNTQGQQASVAIDVVNRSGVQMVLEYKPDQAKHDMSIDAFQHDYISTGHSRLTIKLSDRGTILEKPTGKIRVQDSQGQVLFQQDYIADSIYAGTTADMVYIIEDKLLLPEEYEVTYEATFSGKTISRTFSFNVSSEQSRASQESLTAAGKIEVTQTFWDWLLLHEWILIIIMVIIILFFVLLFWLLLLLWKRKKENEDEETPTVQPAMEHKAQEQHL; the protein is encoded by the coding sequence ATGGAGATAAAGGTTAGAAAAAGCTTGGCAATGTTGAGTATGGTGTTCATTTGTTGTTTGTGGCTGTCCAGCGTAGCCAGTGCTGACAGTTCCTTTGTCTTGTCCCCGGTCAAGGCCGTGGAAGAGGGCCGGGGGTACTACAAAGATCAGGTTCAGCCGGGGGATTCAAGAGAGTACACGTTCTTGGTTCGGAACGCAAAGGCCGAGCCGTTACAAATTAAGCTCTATCCAGCAGATGCGCTTCCGGCGCAGAATGGGGGCCGAAGTTTTTCTGAGAAGGAACAGAAGTTATCCCTGGTGGGAGCGTGGGTGAATCCGCAAGGGGCTCAGGAAGTCACCCTGGAGCCTAGAGAAGAGCGGAGCTTTACCTACCAATTGACCGCGCCGGAAGATATTCGTCCAGGACAATACGTGGGAGTGATCGCCGCCGAAGAACTGATCAAGGCCGAAGAACATGAAACCAATACGCAGGGGCAGCAGGCTTCGGTGGCCATCGATGTGGTCAATCGAAGTGGAGTACAAATGGTCCTGGAATATAAGCCAGATCAGGCCAAGCATGACATGAGTATTGATGCTTTTCAGCATGATTATATCAGTACCGGTCATTCCCGATTGACGATTAAATTAAGTGATCGCGGCACGATACTTGAGAAACCAACCGGCAAAATCAGAGTGCAGGACAGCCAAGGGCAAGTCCTGTTTCAGCAGGATTATATTGCCGATTCCATCTATGCAGGCACAACAGCAGATATGGTCTACATCATTGAAGACAAATTGCTACTGCCGGAGGAATATGAGGTAACTTACGAGGCAACGTTCTCAGGTAAGACGATTAGCCGGACATTCTCCTTTAACGTGTCTTCAGAACAATCCAGAGCCTCCCAGGAGTCGTTGACGGCAGCTGGGAAAATCGAGGTAACGCAGACCTTTTGGGACTGGTTGCTGTTACATGAATGGATACTGATCATCATCATGGTGATCATCATTCTATTCTTTGTTTTGCTGTTCTGGCTTCTACTGTTGTTATGGAAACGCAAAAAAGAGAATGAAGACGAAGAGACACCTACCGTGCAACCCGCCATGGAACACAAGGCGCAGGAACAACACCTATAG
- a CDS encoding CARDB domain-containing protein: MKIFRICNILLVVIISVIMIAQGVSAAGTPMLYKYVQWEYGTEDSSRFAGYIPALDKRVVDNPWQLYQWAGLFTFADGQTRIVPNYDVFNVKKTPAEQNFSKENGFGLVFKSTAALGDLFDSIWSGQSIETKQRQYFHDQFVQTANDPIFTTGHEYYYTVRANFPFLRTSGIVPRMGIKFTSTQKINADSYRALYDVSPWPKLTVSQGDALKVAFSSYGYSERDVRVIAAPKGAFPDLSKVVSLTDGKLIHTNEAIYNGNVSVNAKDISKVLGKDVDIIVDDGYGRTAIKSITLPDEQALDFVPTKLTLTDGGQLSVKFRYDGDDIMASDYVNTRGMPMNAAVKIGGVLAAEFSLASMYSSLPATITNGREFNYMLGKVEIGDDPGKYYVKVDTTINNPVHQDRALESPAESYNNNTLHGEWMIERAAPKADLIAVSITASPDSITMGGQSSITGKVKNDSTVGQNDVLIRFYDNASKIYETRKSFAAGQTLTVGPFNWTGNSTGVHNLTLSVDPEKEKVDQNRSNNIVTTGCSVVSGTSGSGSECNQPEAAGEWSVSYPVITGYPTKYYTSSYTTADGKIHYFTNSYTDYSDPNWSRTPVTYQEKLKISAEVNTKQGIATDLNHPRESDRESRGSWEIIPYAKKSGKAANEITRAGYGIELKVNTTYTTNWETKIPTGLEGTAYQIGGAYYGPDAVYATFYDPNWKIERQVKLEKTSGDRNTATWELPLTKITSDSGKSYQSRKYMTSVIASDGYYRIKISTDPAGMSGLLTCITKQVEIYGSMYDDVQNVRRTN, from the coding sequence ATGAAGATATTCAGGATATGCAATATCTTACTGGTGGTAATAATCAGCGTGATAATGATTGCGCAAGGTGTGTCAGCAGCGGGAACGCCAATGCTCTATAAATATGTTCAATGGGAGTATGGAACCGAGGATAGCTCTAGGTTTGCTGGATATATTCCAGCACTTGATAAAAGAGTGGTTGATAACCCTTGGCAGCTCTATCAATGGGCGGGATTATTCACTTTCGCCGATGGCCAGACGAGAATAGTCCCTAATTACGATGTGTTTAACGTAAAAAAAACACCAGCCGAACAAAACTTTAGCAAAGAGAATGGATTTGGCTTGGTCTTTAAAAGTACGGCAGCACTTGGTGATCTGTTTGACTCCATTTGGTCGGGTCAATCTATTGAAACCAAACAGCGTCAGTATTTCCATGATCAGTTTGTTCAAACGGCCAATGATCCTATTTTTACAACAGGCCATGAGTATTACTATACTGTCCGGGCTAATTTTCCATTCCTCCGCACATCCGGCATTGTCCCGCGCATGGGCATCAAGTTCACCAGCACTCAAAAGATCAACGCTGACTCTTACCGAGCTCTCTACGATGTTTCCCCTTGGCCTAAATTAACAGTATCCCAGGGAGATGCATTAAAGGTCGCCTTTTCTTCCTATGGATACTCTGAGCGGGACGTGCGGGTCATCGCAGCCCCTAAGGGGGCATTTCCAGACTTGTCCAAAGTAGTCAGTTTAACAGATGGGAAATTGATTCACACCAATGAAGCAATCTATAACGGCAATGTAAGTGTGAATGCGAAGGATATCTCAAAAGTCCTTGGCAAAGACGTAGATATCATCGTGGATGATGGTTATGGTCGGACAGCAATTAAGAGTATTACGCTTCCGGATGAACAGGCGTTGGATTTTGTGCCTACGAAACTGACGCTCACAGACGGTGGCCAACTCTCGGTGAAGTTCCGGTATGACGGTGATGATATTATGGCTTCCGATTACGTGAATACGCGGGGGATGCCTATGAATGCTGCAGTCAAGATCGGCGGTGTGCTTGCTGCAGAGTTTTCGTTGGCTTCGATGTACAGCTCTCTTCCAGCGACGATTACGAATGGACGTGAATTCAATTACATGCTTGGCAAAGTCGAGATTGGTGATGATCCGGGAAAATACTATGTCAAAGTGGATACTACGATTAACAATCCGGTCCATCAGGATCGGGCGCTAGAGTCACCAGCAGAGTCCTACAATAACAATACGCTTCATGGTGAATGGATGATTGAACGTGCGGCTCCAAAGGCTGATCTGATTGCCGTATCGATCACGGCTTCGCCGGATTCCATAACCATGGGTGGTCAGTCCAGCATTACCGGAAAAGTTAAGAATGACAGTACGGTTGGTCAGAATGATGTGCTCATTCGCTTCTATGATAACGCCAGTAAGATCTATGAGACGCGAAAATCTTTTGCTGCAGGTCAGACCCTAACCGTGGGTCCTTTTAATTGGACGGGAAACTCGACAGGTGTTCATAATCTTACTCTCTCTGTAGATCCTGAGAAGGAAAAGGTTGATCAGAACCGGAGCAATAATATTGTGACGACAGGCTGTAGTGTTGTCTCAGGGACTTCTGGAAGTGGGAGTGAATGTAATCAACCTGAAGCTGCTGGAGAATGGTCTGTGTCCTATCCTGTGATCACTGGTTACCCTACGAAATATTATACTTCAAGCTATACTACAGCAGATGGAAAAATTCATTATTTCACAAATTCGTATACGGATTATAGTGACCCTAACTGGAGCCGCACTCCTGTAACTTACCAGGAAAAACTGAAAATCTCTGCAGAAGTGAACACCAAGCAAGGCATAGCGACAGATCTCAATCACCCCAGAGAGTCTGACCGTGAGAGCCGGGGATCTTGGGAGATTATCCCCTACGCCAAAAAGAGCGGGAAGGCTGCCAATGAAATCACTCGGGCTGGTTATGGCATCGAGCTAAAAGTAAATACAACCTACACCACAAATTGGGAGACCAAAATACCTACTGGCCTGGAAGGAACTGCATATCAGATTGGGGGAGCCTACTACGGTCCTGATGCGGTGTACGCTACCTTCTATGATCCGAACTGGAAGATTGAGCGCCAAGTCAAACTGGAAAAGACCAGTGGTGACCGCAATACCGCCACCTGGGAATTGCCTTTGACCAAGATCACCTCCGATTCCGGCAAATCCTATCAGAGCCGCAAATACATGACCTCGGTGATTGCTTCAGATGGCTATTACCGAATCAAAATTTCAACCGATCCTGCAGGAATGAGTGGCTTGTTAACTTGTATTACGAAGCAAGTAGAGATTTATGGCAGTATGTATGATGATGTGCAGAATGTAAGACGGACAAACTAA
- a CDS encoding ATPase, T2SS/T4P/T4SS family: MTRKAQVIAFANLGGGDAIQGVMKLLRTFPKDQRIVVAELPCVGLPRIAYTFDQQIADLHKERTMDQFLLDLDRQALKPVHEYMVQRNGVDYVLVNPRAQPESPVIRKLSSNQTLISAPVVLRQLLEADYDVILLVTQGTLIQPTTHFALRTSDAAVLYSADAIDFVGNYTHYCRLIEVFAVERERLFLFTVDTNVNIDEAPIYTKFNDLLKHWKELEPKELSERKGPYLSRENETVGIIEPLEYLNVQISIQPLNTELSEGDAKKLESLLNFVRFRLQGDHLDEYVQSLTHEPSRQKIRYYISDLIREQSEYALTLPLSEAVEWVQKEITELGVLQEILDDPKISSIEINGPDEVIVEQDGIDVHRPDIRFQSVAHLYEVINKMLMPIGKPISSTDPIVDANYRGFRICVVADTKEFQGISANAPLISIRKFPPDVYTDEQCIQYGNISQEIADFLHFIVPKGANIVIGGGTNSGKTTQLIRLPMCVEPITRIISIEDSEEMMLASKTQYMNYPNLPSLLVKEVEDEKKSYGIAKLIKACLRLKPTFMCIGEIRDEPAAQQSLIGMNTGHSIWTTIHANSAKEAATRFLQLNGNTPAAASQISGSIDLILFQKKLSNGARVVTELSELVGYRGTEEPILNPIFKYDYSLKRHVRVGKIQSEALLEKIYLKDPAQEDLRRWCEVKELRAI, from the coding sequence ATGACCCGCAAGGCACAGGTGATTGCCTTCGCGAATCTAGGAGGAGGGGATGCGATTCAGGGCGTAATGAAACTGCTTCGCACCTTTCCCAAAGATCAGCGCATTGTCGTGGCTGAATTGCCTTGTGTCGGCTTGCCGCGTATCGCCTATACCTTTGATCAGCAAATTGCAGATCTCCACAAAGAGCGAACCATGGATCAATTCCTGCTGGATCTGGACCGGCAAGCACTGAAGCCTGTGCATGAGTACATGGTGCAGCGGAATGGTGTGGACTATGTATTGGTGAATCCGCGGGCTCAACCAGAGTCACCGGTGATTCGTAAGTTGTCCTCGAACCAAACCTTGATTTCCGCACCGGTGGTGCTGCGCCAGCTGCTGGAAGCCGATTACGATGTTATTCTGCTGGTGACACAAGGCACACTTATTCAGCCGACCACTCACTTTGCCCTTCGGACTTCAGATGCGGCAGTACTTTACAGCGCGGATGCTATTGATTTCGTCGGCAACTATACTCATTACTGCCGCCTGATTGAAGTGTTCGCGGTAGAGCGAGAACGGCTGTTTCTGTTCACTGTCGATACCAACGTGAACATAGACGAAGCGCCTATTTATACTAAATTCAATGATCTACTCAAGCACTGGAAGGAGCTGGAGCCGAAAGAACTCTCGGAACGGAAAGGGCCATACCTTAGTCGCGAAAATGAAACGGTAGGCATCATTGAACCCCTGGAGTATCTGAATGTACAGATTTCCATCCAGCCTCTGAATACCGAGTTATCGGAAGGGGATGCCAAGAAGCTGGAGAGTCTGCTGAACTTCGTGCGTTTCCGGCTGCAGGGAGATCACCTGGATGAATACGTGCAGTCCCTGACGCATGAACCCTCACGTCAAAAAATCCGTTATTATATTTCGGATTTAATCCGGGAGCAAAGTGAATATGCCCTAACCCTTCCGCTGAGTGAGGCGGTGGAATGGGTACAGAAGGAGATTACAGAACTCGGTGTGCTGCAGGAGATTCTGGATGATCCCAAGATCAGTTCCATCGAAATCAATGGTCCGGATGAAGTGATCGTGGAGCAGGACGGCATCGATGTCCATCGTCCGGACATCCGTTTTCAGAGCGTGGCCCATCTCTATGAAGTGATCAACAAGATGCTCATGCCCATCGGGAAACCCATCTCCAGCACTGATCCGATTGTGGATGCCAACTACCGGGGATTTCGCATATGTGTAGTCGCAGACACCAAAGAATTTCAAGGCATTAGCGCCAATGCACCGCTCATTAGTATCCGGAAATTCCCTCCGGATGTGTATACGGATGAGCAGTGTATTCAGTATGGGAACATCTCGCAGGAGATTGCGGATTTTCTGCATTTCATCGTTCCTAAGGGAGCCAATATCGTGATTGGCGGCGGTACGAATAGCGGAAAAACCACGCAGCTGATCCGCCTGCCAATGTGCGTGGAGCCCATCACCCGGATTATCTCTATTGAGGACTCCGAGGAAATGATGCTGGCTAGCAAGACGCAGTATATGAATTACCCGAATTTGCCTTCGCTTCTGGTCAAAGAAGTGGAGGATGAGAAGAAGAGCTACGGTATCGCCAAACTGATCAAAGCCTGCTTGCGACTGAAGCCAACCTTCATGTGCATCGGAGAAATTCGGGATGAACCAGCGGCGCAGCAAAGCCTAATTGGTATGAACACGGGGCACTCGATCTGGACAACCATTCATGCCAACAGTGCCAAGGAAGCAGCCACACGGTTCTTGCAACTGAACGGGAATACCCCAGCCGCAGCCAGTCAAATTTCCGGATCGATTGACCTCATTCTGTTTCAGAAGAAACTCAGTAATGGAGCCCGAGTGGTCACGGAATTGTCTGAGCTAGTGGGTTACCGAGGAACGGAAGAGCCGATACTCAACCCCATTTTCAAATACGATTACAGCCTGAAACGTCATGTTCGGGTCGGCAAGATCCAATCGGAGGCGCTGCTAGAAAAAATCTATTTGAAAGATCCGGCGCAGGAAGACCTTCGGCGCTGGTGTGAGGTAAAGGAGTTGAGGGCGATATGA
- a CDS encoding copper amine oxidase N-terminal domain-containing protein — protein sequence MNRIRMRVGSTFLAMIMVLGLTASFASAAQVAVSVQVNGTAVKFPDAKPYYENNRVMIPIRFVSEALGAKVGYGLDRSVTIELGIKKILMKINSDTVTVDSVIKKLDVPARLQQNRTYVPLRFVSEAVGAEVGWNQEKRLVTITTGASTTPTASPSPSATPAAGGNNMFKVGFEWPRETELGKALFVDNMKIVNGKLTFTLPKGAAGSKGTATGALTKLEPGKSYSFPIGKNAGDLVISKPESNGDSWESYAINLDTNFNEDMTELFGTITNDVIVFGGGNGGSTLTEVIQLFKALK from the coding sequence ATGAATCGGATTAGAATGAGAGTAGGTAGCACGTTTCTAGCGATGATAATGGTACTGGGATTGACGGCAAGCTTTGCTTCCGCAGCTCAAGTCGCGGTTTCGGTACAGGTCAATGGAACAGCGGTGAAGTTCCCAGACGCGAAGCCGTATTATGAGAACAACCGAGTGATGATCCCGATCCGGTTCGTAAGCGAAGCGCTGGGGGCGAAAGTGGGCTATGGCCTCGACCGATCCGTAACCATTGAGTTAGGAATAAAGAAAATCCTGATGAAGATTAACAGCGATACCGTAACGGTTGATTCTGTCATTAAGAAACTGGATGTGCCCGCCCGTCTGCAGCAGAACCGTACCTATGTACCCTTGCGGTTTGTTTCAGAGGCGGTCGGTGCAGAGGTCGGTTGGAATCAAGAGAAGCGTCTGGTGACGATCACGACAGGAGCATCGACAACACCAACAGCGAGTCCAAGTCCTTCGGCTACGCCTGCTGCGGGTGGCAATAATATGTTTAAAGTCGGGTTTGAGTGGCCTCGTGAGACTGAGCTGGGTAAGGCTCTGTTTGTCGATAACATGAAGATTGTGAATGGAAAGTTGACTTTCACTTTGCCGAAAGGTGCAGCTGGCAGTAAGGGGACAGCCACGGGAGCCTTAACTAAACTTGAGCCAGGTAAAAGTTACTCATTTCCAATAGGGAAGAATGCTGGAGATTTAGTGATTTCAAAGCCTGAGTCTAACGGGGACAGTTGGGAATCTTACGCTATAAATCTGGATACGAATTTCAATGAAGATATGACTGAACTTTTTGGAACCATTACAAACGATGTGATCGTCTTTGGAGGAGGAAACGGCGGCTCCACATTGACGGAAGTTATTCAATTATTTAAAGCTTTGAAGTAG
- a CDS encoding Fic family protein, whose protein sequence is MCIQLTPHQIIEIHDSELAESNGLAGIREPGYLNFISEKPFSVIFGEEQYPGLFLKAAVLLDGLISSHCFFDANKRTGVLATYVF, encoded by the coding sequence ATGTGTATTCAACTTACCCCTCACCAGATCATCGAAATACATGATTCAGAGCTGGCCGAATCCAATGGATTGGCTGGAATCAGAGAACCGGGATATCTTAACTTCATTTCCGAAAAGCCTTTTAGTGTTATATTCGGAGAGGAGCAGTATCCCGGTTTGTTTTTGAAGGCTGCTGTTTTGCTGGATGGTTTAATTTCATCCCATTGTTTTTTTGATGCCAATAAAAGGACTGGAGTCCTTGCTACTTATGTATTTTAA
- the cpaB gene encoding Flp pilus assembly protein CpaB produces the protein MKKLWNKYTRSALIVLFGLILALVAFQLNNKNIAEKVQTKQVIVAKTTIDPYMPITKDQLKFREVVISEVPEDALETADELDFSDAYASKYGFMQGAPIRKTLVTTAATSGMGAAVSLKEGMRQIGVKTDLVLSSGDEVKPGIRVDAFAYVTDTATGQSKRMVLPELAGLKVVKRLNAEGKVPDPTDGGSLIPAVVVLEVTPQQAGLLMEFQETGKVYLLPAGTLLP, from the coding sequence TTGAAAAAGTTATGGAATAAATACACCCGCAGCGCATTGATCGTCCTGTTCGGACTGATCCTTGCGCTGGTTGCGTTTCAACTGAATAACAAGAACATTGCCGAGAAAGTGCAGACGAAGCAGGTTATTGTCGCTAAGACTACCATTGATCCCTACATGCCGATCACCAAGGATCAATTGAAATTCCGCGAGGTCGTGATCAGCGAGGTACCAGAGGATGCGCTGGAAACAGCAGATGAGCTGGATTTCAGTGATGCCTACGCTTCTAAGTATGGCTTCATGCAGGGAGCGCCGATTCGCAAGACGTTGGTCACTACGGCAGCAACTTCCGGCATGGGGGCTGCGGTCTCTTTGAAGGAGGGCATGCGGCAAATCGGGGTAAAGACGGATCTGGTTTTGTCCTCAGGGGACGAGGTCAAGCCCGGTATTCGGGTGGATGCCTTTGCCTATGTCACGGATACGGCGACTGGGCAGTCCAAACGTATGGTCCTTCCGGAGTTGGCAGGCTTAAAAGTTGTGAAACGGCTGAACGCCGAAGGGAAGGTTCCCGATCCGACAGACGGCGGCAGCTTGATTCCCGCCGTGGTAGTGCTTGAGGTGACTCCGCAGCAAGCCGGATTGCTGATGGAATTTCAAGAAACGGGGAAGGTCTACCTGCTGCCTGCAGGCACACTTCTTCCGTAG
- a CDS encoding A24 family peptidase, with amino-acid sequence MAITNMLLTASLLILCCWFSYTDITERRISNKLTYLAILVLLVFRILCSPEYIWGLIPGSVFFLIFMISPRSLGAGDVKLVMLLGLGVGLERTIVVLFLMCIFVFLYLGGRKLLSMEVQHSVPLAPFLTLGLLGIVVGL; translated from the coding sequence ATGGCCATTACAAACATGCTGCTGACCGCGAGCCTACTCATCCTTTGCTGCTGGTTCAGTTACACCGATATTACGGAGAGGCGAATCTCCAATAAGCTGACGTATCTTGCGATTTTAGTTTTGCTTGTGTTCAGGATTCTGTGTAGTCCGGAATATATATGGGGACTGATCCCAGGCTCAGTATTTTTCCTGATCTTCATGATTAGCCCTCGATCCTTGGGAGCCGGTGATGTGAAATTGGTTATGCTGCTTGGATTGGGCGTCGGTCTGGAACGAACGATAGTGGTACTATTTTTGATGTGCATATTTGTATTTCTGTACCTAGGAGGGAGAAAGCTGCTGTCTATGGAGGTTCAGCATTCTGTACCATTGGCACCGTTTCTAACTTTGGGGCTGCTAGGGATCGTTGTCGGATTATGA